Proteins encoded in a region of the Manis javanica isolate MJ-LG chromosome 15, MJ_LKY, whole genome shotgun sequence genome:
- the THOC5 gene encoding THO complex subunit 5 isoform X1 — translation MSSESSKKRKPKVIRSDGAPAEGKRNRSDTEQEGKYYSEEAEVDRRDPGKDYELYKYTCQELQRLMAEIQDVKSRGGKDVAVEIEERKIQSCVHFMTLKKLNRLAHIRLKKGRDQTHEAKLKVDAYHLQLQNLLYEVMHLQKEITKCLEFKSKHEEIDLVSLEEFYREAPPDISKAEITMGDPHQQTLARLDWELEQRKRLAEKYQECLSSKEKILKEIEVKKEYLSSLQPRLNSIMQASLPVQEYLFMPFDQAHKQYETARHLPPPLYVLFVQATAYGQACAHMKSSQPPRQDKMLSVAIEGSVDEAKALFKPPEDSQDDESDSDAEEEQTTKRRRPTLGVQLDDKRKEMLKRHPLSVMLDVKCKDDSVLHLTFYYLMNLNIMTVKAKVTTTAELITPISAGDLLSPDSVLSCLYPGDHGKKTPNPANQYQFDKVGILTLRDYVLDLGHPYLWVQKLGGLHFPKEQPQHVVIADHSMSASHMETTMKLLKTRVQSRLALHKQFASLEHGFVPVASDCQYLFPAKVVSRLVKWVTIAHEDYMELHFTKDIVEAGLAGDTNLYYMALVERGTAKLQAAVVLNPGYSSIPPVFQLCLNWKGEKTNSNDDNIRAMESEVNVCYKELCGPRPGHQLLTNQLQRLCVLLDVYLETESHDDSVEGPKEFPQEKMCLRLFRGPSRMKPFKYNHPQGFFSHR, via the exons ATGTCATCAGAATCGAGCAAAAAACGAAAGCCCAAAGTGATACGGAGTGATGGAGCTCCAGCTGAAGGGAAGCGTAATCGTTCTGACACTGAGCAG GAAGGTAAATACTACAGCGAGGAAGCTGAAGTGGACCGGCGGGACCCTGGCAAAGACTATGAGCTGTACAAGTACACTTGCCAGGAGTTGCAGAGGCTCATGGCCGAGATCCAGGACGTGAAGAGCAGGGGAGGCAAGGATGTG GCAGTTGAGATTGAAGAACGCAAGATCCAGAGCTGTGTGCATTTCATGACTCTAAAGAAGCTTAACCGGTTAGCGCACATCAGGCTGAAGAAAGGGAGAGACCAGACCCACGAG GCCAAGCTGAAAGTAGACGCCTACCACCTCCAGCTCCAGAACCTGTTGTACGAGGTGATGCACTTACAGAAGGAGATCACCAAATGTCTGGAGTTTAA GTCAAAGCATGAAGAAATTGATCTGGTCAGTTTAGAGGAATTTTATAGGGAGGCTCCTCCAGATATCAGCAAGGCTGAAATCACCATGGGGGACCCTCACCAGCAAACTCTTGCACGTCTGGACTGGGAGCTGGAGCAGCGGAAAAG GCTGGCAGAGAAGTACCAAGAATGCCTGTCCAGCAAGGAGAAGATCCTCAAGGAGATTGAGGTGAAGAAAGAGTATCTGAGCAGCCTCCAGCCTCGTCTCAACAGCATCATGCAG GCTTCCCTCCCAGTGCAAGAGTATCTGTTCATGCCGTTCGACCAGGCTCACAAGCAATATGAGACAGCCAGACACCTGCCACCTCCCCTCTATGTCCTCTTTGTCCAGGCCACTGCATATGGGCAGGCCTGTG CTCATATGAAATCCTCCCAGCCCCCTAGACAGG ATAAGATGTTGTCTGTGGCGATTGAAGGCAGTGTGGACGAAGCCAAGGCTCTATTTAAGCCTCCCGAGGACTCCCAAG ATGACGAGAGCGACTCGGATGCTGAGGAGGAGCAGACCACG AAACGTCGGCGACCCACACTGGGAGTTCAGTTGGATGACAAGCGCAAGGAGATGCTGAAGAGGCATCCGCTGTCTGTCATGCTGGACGTGAAGTGCAAAG ATGACAGTGTGCTTCACCTGACTTTCTACTACCTCATGAACCTCAACATCATGACAGTAAAAGCCAAAGTGACAACCACTGCAGAGCTGATCACCCCCATCAGTGCAGG TGACTTGCTGTCCCCTGACTCAGTCCTGAGCTGTTTGTATCCTGGGGATCATGGAAAGAAAACTCCGAATCCAGCCAATCAGTATCAGTTTGATAAAGTCGG CATCCTAACTTTGAGAGATTACGTACTTGACCTGGGTCACCCCTATTTGTGGGTTCAGAAGCTGGGTGGCCTCCACTTCCCCAAAGAGCAGCCCCAG CACGTGGTGATTGCTGACCACTCGATGAGCGCCAGCCACATGGAGACCACCATGAAACTGCTGAAGACCAGAGTGCAGTCCCGCCTGGCCCTCCACAAACAGTTTGCATCCCTGG AACATGGCTTTGTGCCAGTTGCCAGCGATTGCCAGTACCTCTTCCCTGCAAAGGTTGTCTCTCGCCTGGTGAAGTGGGTGACAATTGCCCATGAGGATTACATG GAGCTGCATTTCACCAAAGACATTGTGGAGGCGGGACTGGCTGGGGACACCAACCTCTACTATATGGCACTCGTGGAAAGGGGCACAG cCAAACTCCAAGCTGCTGTGGTGCTGAACCCTGGCTACTCCTCCATCCCACCTGTTTTCCAGCTCTGTCTGAACTGGAAAGGGGAGAAGACCAACAGCAACGATGACAACATTCGG GCCATGGAGAGTGAGGTCAACGTGTGCTACAAGGAGCTGTGTGGTCCCCGGCCCGGCCATCAGCTCCTGACCAACCAGCTGCAGCGCCTGTGCGTGCTGCTAGATGTCTACCTGGAGACCGAGAGCCACGATGACAGCGTGGAAGGGCCCAAGGAGTTTCCCCAGGAGAAGATGTGCCTGCGGCTTTTCAG GGGTCCCAGCAGGATGAAGCCGTTTAAATATAACCATCCCCAAGGATTCTTCAGCCATCGCTGA
- the THOC5 gene encoding THO complex subunit 5 isoform X3, producing MSSESSKKRKPKVIRSDGAPAEGKRNRSDTEQEGKYYSEEAEVDRRDPGKDYELYKYTCQELQRLMAEIQDVKSRGGKDVAVEIEERKIQSCVHFMTLKKLNRLAHIRLKKGRDQTHEAKLKVDAYHLQLQNLLYEVMHLQKEITKCLEFKSKHEEIDLVSLEEFYREAPPDISKAEITMGDPHQQTLARLDWELEQRKRLAEKYQECLSSKEKILKEIEVKKEYLSSLQPRLNSIMQASLPVQEYLFMPFDQAHKQYETARHLPPPLYVLFVQATAYGQACAHMKSSQPPRQDKMLSVAIEGSVDEAKALFKPPEDSQDDESDSDAEEEQTTKRRRPTLGVQLDDKRKEMLKRHPLSVMLDVKCKDDSVLHLTFYYLMNLNIMTVKAKVTTTAELITPISAGDLLSPDSVLSCLYPGDHGKKTPNPANQYQFDKVGILTLRDYVLDLGHPYLWVQKLGGLHFPKEQPQHVVIADHSMSASHMETTMKLLKTRVQSRLALHKQFASLEHGFVPVASDCQYLFPAKVVSRLVKWVTIAHEDYMGHGFD from the exons ATGTCATCAGAATCGAGCAAAAAACGAAAGCCCAAAGTGATACGGAGTGATGGAGCTCCAGCTGAAGGGAAGCGTAATCGTTCTGACACTGAGCAG GAAGGTAAATACTACAGCGAGGAAGCTGAAGTGGACCGGCGGGACCCTGGCAAAGACTATGAGCTGTACAAGTACACTTGCCAGGAGTTGCAGAGGCTCATGGCCGAGATCCAGGACGTGAAGAGCAGGGGAGGCAAGGATGTG GCAGTTGAGATTGAAGAACGCAAGATCCAGAGCTGTGTGCATTTCATGACTCTAAAGAAGCTTAACCGGTTAGCGCACATCAGGCTGAAGAAAGGGAGAGACCAGACCCACGAG GCCAAGCTGAAAGTAGACGCCTACCACCTCCAGCTCCAGAACCTGTTGTACGAGGTGATGCACTTACAGAAGGAGATCACCAAATGTCTGGAGTTTAA GTCAAAGCATGAAGAAATTGATCTGGTCAGTTTAGAGGAATTTTATAGGGAGGCTCCTCCAGATATCAGCAAGGCTGAAATCACCATGGGGGACCCTCACCAGCAAACTCTTGCACGTCTGGACTGGGAGCTGGAGCAGCGGAAAAG GCTGGCAGAGAAGTACCAAGAATGCCTGTCCAGCAAGGAGAAGATCCTCAAGGAGATTGAGGTGAAGAAAGAGTATCTGAGCAGCCTCCAGCCTCGTCTCAACAGCATCATGCAG GCTTCCCTCCCAGTGCAAGAGTATCTGTTCATGCCGTTCGACCAGGCTCACAAGCAATATGAGACAGCCAGACACCTGCCACCTCCCCTCTATGTCCTCTTTGTCCAGGCCACTGCATATGGGCAGGCCTGTG CTCATATGAAATCCTCCCAGCCCCCTAGACAGG ATAAGATGTTGTCTGTGGCGATTGAAGGCAGTGTGGACGAAGCCAAGGCTCTATTTAAGCCTCCCGAGGACTCCCAAG ATGACGAGAGCGACTCGGATGCTGAGGAGGAGCAGACCACG AAACGTCGGCGACCCACACTGGGAGTTCAGTTGGATGACAAGCGCAAGGAGATGCTGAAGAGGCATCCGCTGTCTGTCATGCTGGACGTGAAGTGCAAAG ATGACAGTGTGCTTCACCTGACTTTCTACTACCTCATGAACCTCAACATCATGACAGTAAAAGCCAAAGTGACAACCACTGCAGAGCTGATCACCCCCATCAGTGCAGG TGACTTGCTGTCCCCTGACTCAGTCCTGAGCTGTTTGTATCCTGGGGATCATGGAAAGAAAACTCCGAATCCAGCCAATCAGTATCAGTTTGATAAAGTCGG CATCCTAACTTTGAGAGATTACGTACTTGACCTGGGTCACCCCTATTTGTGGGTTCAGAAGCTGGGTGGCCTCCACTTCCCCAAAGAGCAGCCCCAG CACGTGGTGATTGCTGACCACTCGATGAGCGCCAGCCACATGGAGACCACCATGAAACTGCTGAAGACCAGAGTGCAGTCCCGCCTGGCCCTCCACAAACAGTTTGCATCCCTGG AACATGGCTTTGTGCCAGTTGCCAGCGATTGCCAGTACCTCTTCCCTGCAAAGGTTGTCTCTCGCCTGGTGAAGTGGGTGACAATTGCCCATGAGGATTACATG GGCCATGGATTTGACTAG
- the THOC5 gene encoding THO complex subunit 5 isoform X2 produces the protein MSSESSKKRKPKVIRSDGAPAEGKRNRSDTEQEGKYYSEEAEVDRRDPGKDYELYKYTCQELQRLMAEIQDVKSRGGKDVAVEIEERKIQSCVHFMTLKKLNRLAHIRLKKGRDQTHEAKLKVDAYHLQLQNLLYEVMHLQKEITKCLEFKSKHEEIDLVSLEEFYREAPPDISKAEITMGDPHQQTLARLDWELEQRKRLAEKYQECLSSKEKILKEIEVKKEYLSSLQPRLNSIMQASLPVQEYLFMPFDQAHKQYETARHLPPPLYVLFVQATAYGQACDKMLSVAIEGSVDEAKALFKPPEDSQDDESDSDAEEEQTTKRRRPTLGVQLDDKRKEMLKRHPLSVMLDVKCKDDSVLHLTFYYLMNLNIMTVKAKVTTTAELITPISAGDLLSPDSVLSCLYPGDHGKKTPNPANQYQFDKVGILTLRDYVLDLGHPYLWVQKLGGLHFPKEQPQHVVIADHSMSASHMETTMKLLKTRVQSRLALHKQFASLEHGFVPVASDCQYLFPAKVVSRLVKWVTIAHEDYMELHFTKDIVEAGLAGDTNLYYMALVERGTAKLQAAVVLNPGYSSIPPVFQLCLNWKGEKTNSNDDNIRAMESEVNVCYKELCGPRPGHQLLTNQLQRLCVLLDVYLETESHDDSVEGPKEFPQEKMCLRLFRGPSRMKPFKYNHPQGFFSHR, from the exons ATGTCATCAGAATCGAGCAAAAAACGAAAGCCCAAAGTGATACGGAGTGATGGAGCTCCAGCTGAAGGGAAGCGTAATCGTTCTGACACTGAGCAG GAAGGTAAATACTACAGCGAGGAAGCTGAAGTGGACCGGCGGGACCCTGGCAAAGACTATGAGCTGTACAAGTACACTTGCCAGGAGTTGCAGAGGCTCATGGCCGAGATCCAGGACGTGAAGAGCAGGGGAGGCAAGGATGTG GCAGTTGAGATTGAAGAACGCAAGATCCAGAGCTGTGTGCATTTCATGACTCTAAAGAAGCTTAACCGGTTAGCGCACATCAGGCTGAAGAAAGGGAGAGACCAGACCCACGAG GCCAAGCTGAAAGTAGACGCCTACCACCTCCAGCTCCAGAACCTGTTGTACGAGGTGATGCACTTACAGAAGGAGATCACCAAATGTCTGGAGTTTAA GTCAAAGCATGAAGAAATTGATCTGGTCAGTTTAGAGGAATTTTATAGGGAGGCTCCTCCAGATATCAGCAAGGCTGAAATCACCATGGGGGACCCTCACCAGCAAACTCTTGCACGTCTGGACTGGGAGCTGGAGCAGCGGAAAAG GCTGGCAGAGAAGTACCAAGAATGCCTGTCCAGCAAGGAGAAGATCCTCAAGGAGATTGAGGTGAAGAAAGAGTATCTGAGCAGCCTCCAGCCTCGTCTCAACAGCATCATGCAG GCTTCCCTCCCAGTGCAAGAGTATCTGTTCATGCCGTTCGACCAGGCTCACAAGCAATATGAGACAGCCAGACACCTGCCACCTCCCCTCTATGTCCTCTTTGTCCAGGCCACTGCATATGGGCAGGCCTGTG ATAAGATGTTGTCTGTGGCGATTGAAGGCAGTGTGGACGAAGCCAAGGCTCTATTTAAGCCTCCCGAGGACTCCCAAG ATGACGAGAGCGACTCGGATGCTGAGGAGGAGCAGACCACG AAACGTCGGCGACCCACACTGGGAGTTCAGTTGGATGACAAGCGCAAGGAGATGCTGAAGAGGCATCCGCTGTCTGTCATGCTGGACGTGAAGTGCAAAG ATGACAGTGTGCTTCACCTGACTTTCTACTACCTCATGAACCTCAACATCATGACAGTAAAAGCCAAAGTGACAACCACTGCAGAGCTGATCACCCCCATCAGTGCAGG TGACTTGCTGTCCCCTGACTCAGTCCTGAGCTGTTTGTATCCTGGGGATCATGGAAAGAAAACTCCGAATCCAGCCAATCAGTATCAGTTTGATAAAGTCGG CATCCTAACTTTGAGAGATTACGTACTTGACCTGGGTCACCCCTATTTGTGGGTTCAGAAGCTGGGTGGCCTCCACTTCCCCAAAGAGCAGCCCCAG CACGTGGTGATTGCTGACCACTCGATGAGCGCCAGCCACATGGAGACCACCATGAAACTGCTGAAGACCAGAGTGCAGTCCCGCCTGGCCCTCCACAAACAGTTTGCATCCCTGG AACATGGCTTTGTGCCAGTTGCCAGCGATTGCCAGTACCTCTTCCCTGCAAAGGTTGTCTCTCGCCTGGTGAAGTGGGTGACAATTGCCCATGAGGATTACATG GAGCTGCATTTCACCAAAGACATTGTGGAGGCGGGACTGGCTGGGGACACCAACCTCTACTATATGGCACTCGTGGAAAGGGGCACAG cCAAACTCCAAGCTGCTGTGGTGCTGAACCCTGGCTACTCCTCCATCCCACCTGTTTTCCAGCTCTGTCTGAACTGGAAAGGGGAGAAGACCAACAGCAACGATGACAACATTCGG GCCATGGAGAGTGAGGTCAACGTGTGCTACAAGGAGCTGTGTGGTCCCCGGCCCGGCCATCAGCTCCTGACCAACCAGCTGCAGCGCCTGTGCGTGCTGCTAGATGTCTACCTGGAGACCGAGAGCCACGATGACAGCGTGGAAGGGCCCAAGGAGTTTCCCCAGGAGAAGATGTGCCTGCGGCTTTTCAG GGGTCCCAGCAGGATGAAGCCGTTTAAATATAACCATCCCCAAGGATTCTTCAGCCATCGCTGA
- the NIPSNAP1 gene encoding protein NipSnap homolog 1 isoform X2, with protein sequence MNSTTCRVSRSVFVVFYHVQQPLQSFYSKDNEGSWFRSLFVHKVDPRKDAHSTLLSKKETSNLYKIQFHNVKPECLDAYNSLTEAVLPKLHLDEDYPCSLVGNWNTWYGEQDQAVHLWRFSGGYPALMDCMNKLKNNKEYLEFRKERSQMLLSRRNQMLLEFSFWNEPQPRAGPNIYELRTYKLKPGTMIEWGNNWARAIKYRQENQEAVGGFFSQIGELYVVHHLWAYKDLQSREETRNAAWRKRGWDQNVYYTVPLVRHMESRIMIPLKISPLQ encoded by the exons cttCTATTCCAAGGACAATGAAGGCAGCTGGTTCCGCTCCCTCTTTGTGCACAAAGTGGATCCCcggaaggatgcccactctaccctgCTGTCCAAGAAGGAGACCAGCAACCTCTACAAGATCCAGT TTCACAATGTGAAGCCCGAGTGCCTGGATGCCTACAACAGCCTGAC GGAGGCTGTGCTGCCCAAGCTACACCTGGATGAGGACTACCCCTGCTCGCTTGTGGGCAACTGGAACACATGGTACGGAGAACAGGACCAGGCAG TGCACCTGTGGCGATTCTCAGGTGGCTACCCAGCCCTCATGGACTGCATGAACAAGCTAAAAAATAACAAG GAGTACCTGGAGTTCCGAAAGGAGCGGAGCCAGATGCTGCTCTCCAGGAGAAATCAGATGCTTCTTGAGTTCAGCTTCTGGAATGAGCCACAGCCCCGAGCAGGCCCCAACATCTATGAGCTGAGGACATACAAGCTCAAG CCAGGAACCATGATTGAGTGGGGGAACAACTG GGCTCGGGCCATCAAGTACCGGCAAGAGAACCAGGAGGCGGTGGGCGGCTTCTTCTCGCAGATAGGAGAGCTCTACGTTGTGCACCATCTCTGGG CCTATAAAGATCTGCAGTCTCGGGAGGAGACTCGAAACGCTGCTTGGAGGAAGAGGGGCTGGGACCAAAATGTCTACTACACAG TTCCCCTGGTGCGACACATGGAATCTCGGATCATGATTCCTTTGAAGATCTCACCTCTCCAGTGA